Proteins found in one Amycolatopsis umgeniensis genomic segment:
- a CDS encoding alpha/beta fold hydrolase, producing the protein MKVGGFSSPEARAEYEVVYERGLAALPAPVAIHDVPTAFGVARVYRFGRPGGTPVVLLPGRAGTAVMWQPNLAALLRRGEVYAVDLIGEPGRSEQTVPIRDGADQAAWLDTVLAELDLATVHLIGYSFGGWLAANLAARAPERLKSVTLIDPVLTFGGLTAGLVVRATLSAIPFVNRWARPSFLRWISGGAEVDATDPVARVIDEGMRTYRIALPSPRLITDDQLRSLRMPVLALVAGRSVIHHPERAAARARDLLPEGQVELWPSATHAIAGEAAGEVNTRVLAFLADCDAIGKTPT; encoded by the coding sequence ATGAAGGTGGGCGGTTTCTCCTCGCCGGAGGCGCGAGCCGAGTACGAGGTCGTCTACGAACGAGGTCTGGCGGCCTTGCCGGCGCCGGTCGCGATCCACGACGTCCCGACGGCGTTCGGGGTGGCGCGTGTGTACCGGTTCGGACGGCCGGGTGGCACGCCGGTCGTGCTGCTGCCCGGGCGCGCGGGTACCGCGGTGATGTGGCAACCCAATCTGGCGGCGCTGCTCCGGCGCGGCGAGGTCTACGCGGTGGACCTCATCGGCGAGCCCGGCCGCAGCGAGCAGACGGTCCCCATCCGCGACGGTGCGGATCAAGCCGCCTGGCTCGATACGGTGCTCGCGGAACTCGACCTGGCGACCGTGCACCTGATCGGGTACTCGTTCGGCGGCTGGCTCGCGGCCAACCTCGCCGCTCGGGCGCCGGAACGGCTGAAGTCGGTCACGCTGATCGATCCCGTGCTGACGTTCGGCGGTTTGACCGCGGGATTGGTCGTCCGTGCGACGCTCTCCGCGATCCCCTTCGTCAACCGCTGGGCTCGCCCGTCGTTCCTCCGCTGGATTTCCGGCGGTGCGGAAGTCGATGCCACGGATCCGGTCGCGCGGGTGATCGACGAGGGGATGCGGACCTACCGCATCGCCCTGCCGTCACCCAGGTTGATCACCGACGATCAGCTGCGTTCGCTGAGGATGCCCGTACTGGCCCTGGTGGCCGGGCGCAGCGTCATCCACCACCCGGAGCGTGCGGCCGCGCGCGCCCGCGACCTCCTGCCCGAGGGACAGGTCGAACTGTGGCCGTCGGCGACCCACGCCATCGCGGGAGAAGCGGCGGGGGAGGTCAACACGCGGGTGCTGGCCTTCTTGGCGGACTGTGACGCCATCGGGAAGACGCCAACGTGA
- a CDS encoding TetR family transcriptional regulator C-terminal domain-containing protein, translating into MPKRVDHEERRWQIAAAVRRIAADRGLEGVSLNEVAAEAGISKGFVQHYFASRDDMLRYAATTLRGGVEERIASAGEPGVRDLLVALLPLDDAARDDALVANAFLVRALKDPAIAGHFRTGHGQLRDAVAAMLAAARDDGTLVSTVDPPAEAASLLALVSGLGDAVLLGYQSGEEAIALIDLHLSRIATTQGKTR; encoded by the coding sequence GTGCCCAAACGAGTCGATCACGAGGAACGGCGGTGGCAGATCGCCGCGGCCGTCCGCCGGATCGCGGCCGACCGGGGACTCGAAGGGGTCAGCCTGAACGAAGTCGCGGCCGAAGCGGGTATCTCGAAAGGGTTCGTCCAGCACTACTTCGCGTCGAGGGACGACATGCTGCGCTACGCGGCGACCACCTTGCGGGGCGGAGTCGAGGAGCGCATCGCCTCGGCAGGCGAACCCGGCGTCCGGGATCTGCTCGTCGCCCTGCTCCCCCTCGACGACGCCGCCCGGGACGACGCGCTGGTGGCCAACGCCTTCCTGGTACGCGCGCTCAAGGATCCGGCGATCGCCGGCCACTTCCGAACCGGGCACGGCCAGCTCCGCGACGCGGTGGCGGCCATGCTCGCGGCCGCACGGGACGACGGCACCCTCGTGTCCACTGTGGACCCGCCCGCCGAAGCCGCCTCCCTCCTGGCCCTGGTGTCCGGCCTGGGAGACGCGGTGCTGCTCGGCTATCAGTCCGGCGAAGAAGCCATCGCCCTGATCGACCTGCACCTGTCCCGGATCGCCACCACGCAAGGGAAAACCCGATGA
- a CDS encoding ferrochelatase, translating to MGYDALLWLSFGGPEGPDEVMPFLENVTRGRGVPRERLLEVSEHYQHFGGVSPINRLNRDAISAVEKQLAAAGIDLPVHFGNRNWRPMVEETLAEITKAGAQRVLVFPTSAYGGYSACRQYDEDIERARASVGDGAPELVKLRQFFDHPLFIAAFADAVRAAHAKLGNPPGTRTVFCAHSVPDSADAASGPPSEGGHRYSRQIAEAARLVAAEAGIETYDVVWQSRSGPPQVPWLEPDIVDHIDALHADGVTSVVVCPVGFVSDHLEVIWDLDNEAAERAAEHGMGFARAATPDTDPRFAELVVELVREHTEGVPARKLSPFPAAGCTVNGMPCAVGCCEPAKRPARP from the coding sequence GTGGGTTACGACGCGCTGCTTTGGCTTTCGTTCGGGGGTCCCGAGGGGCCCGACGAGGTGATGCCGTTCCTGGAGAACGTCACGCGGGGCCGGGGGGTCCCGAGGGAACGGCTGCTCGAGGTCTCCGAGCACTACCAGCATTTCGGCGGGGTCTCGCCGATCAACCGCCTGAACCGGGACGCGATCTCCGCGGTGGAGAAACAGCTCGCGGCGGCCGGGATCGACCTGCCCGTCCACTTCGGCAACCGCAACTGGCGGCCGATGGTCGAGGAGACCCTCGCCGAGATCACCAAGGCGGGTGCTCAGCGCGTGCTGGTCTTCCCCACGAGCGCGTACGGCGGCTATTCCGCCTGCCGTCAGTACGACGAGGACATCGAGCGCGCCCGCGCGTCGGTCGGCGACGGCGCGCCGGAACTGGTGAAGCTGCGGCAGTTCTTCGACCACCCGCTGTTCATCGCCGCCTTCGCCGACGCCGTTCGCGCCGCCCACGCGAAGCTGGGGAACCCGCCCGGCACCCGTACGGTCTTCTGTGCCCACTCGGTGCCGGACTCGGCCGACGCCGCGTCCGGTCCGCCCTCGGAAGGCGGTCACCGCTACTCGCGCCAGATCGCCGAAGCCGCCCGCCTCGTCGCGGCCGAAGCGGGCATCGAGACCTACGACGTCGTGTGGCAGTCGCGCTCCGGCCCGCCTCAGGTGCCGTGGCTGGAGCCGGACATCGTCGACCACATCGACGCGCTGCACGCGGACGGCGTCACCTCGGTGGTGGTCTGCCCCGTGGGCTTCGTGTCCGATCACCTCGAAGTGATCTGGGACCTCGACAACGAGGCCGCCGAGCGGGCCGCCGAACACGGCATGGGCTTCGCGCGCGCCGCGACCCCGGACACGGACCCGCGGTTCGCGGAGTTGGTCGTCGAGCTGGTTCGTGAGCACACGGAGGGTGTGCCGGCGCGGAAGCTGTCGCCGTTCCCGGCCGCCGGGTGCACGGTCAACGGGATGCCCTGTGCTGTCGGATGCTGCGAGCCTGCGAAGCGCCCCGCGCGCCCGTAG